In one Thermaerobacter sp. PB12/4term genomic region, the following are encoded:
- a CDS encoding copper resistance protein CopC: MNWRRLVRTAFLASLLGGVLAAVLVASGAGGWTPAEAHAALVGSFPEPGAQLQEAPRKIELIFTEAVEPEFSELTLTRQGGGTVELGPVEAEGETLRAEVRGSMPAGQYVLHYKVLSEDGHPVEGDVTFSVVAAAPSPGSGTADQQPAPPAPGPDEPGGATTPPAGVEPAPAQDGSSQAWLWAAVVALVAVVAVGLMTVLRRPR; the protein is encoded by the coding sequence ATGAACTGGAGGCGGCTGGTCCGAACGGCCTTTCTGGCGAGCCTCCTTGGAGGGGTCCTCGCAGCGGTGCTGGTGGCTTCCGGTGCCGGCGGCTGGACCCCGGCGGAGGCCCACGCGGCCCTGGTTGGGAGCTTTCCCGAGCCGGGGGCGCAGCTGCAGGAAGCGCCCCGGAAGATCGAGCTGATTTTCACCGAAGCGGTGGAACCAGAGTTTAGCGAACTGACGCTGACCCGGCAGGGTGGCGGGACCGTGGAACTGGGGCCCGTGGAAGCCGAAGGGGAGACCCTGCGCGCCGAGGTGCGGGGCTCCATGCCGGCCGGCCAGTACGTCCTGCATTATAAGGTGCTCTCCGAGGACGGTCATCCGGTGGAAGGGGACGTGACCTTCTCCGTGGTGGCCGCCGCCCCCTCGCCCGGGTCGGGCACGGCGGACCAGCAACCCGCGCCCCCGGCACCCGGCCCGGACGAACCCGGCGGGGCCACCACGCCGCCGGCCGGGGTGGAGCCGGCGCCGGCCCAGGACGGGAGTTCCCAGGCCTGGCTGTGGGCTGCGGTGGTGGCCTTGGTGGCCGTGGTGGCGGTCGGGTTGATGACGGTGCTCCGGCGCCCGCGGTAA
- a CDS encoding SMP-30/gluconolactonase/LRE family protein codes for MEPTGQRAHGRGFWATLLVLALLAGVTGAGRPAGAAAGGAGWFDRYPLPPGSKPWAVAVAPDGTVWVTLTGSRRLGGLDPATGRWRFADLPRAVRQPARLAAAADGSLWLTDNDFGRDPAATVWRFVPNATSGSGGHWQAYPLPFAGAAAVLPAGDAVWLLQFQGNRLGRLDPATGRVAVATLPLPDYPWPSTWDLARDEAGRLWTVSPRTGTVYRFDPRDGTWATFALPPDVAGPAGLAVTPGGEGVWVTEHGGRTIGRLDATTQAWVPLLTPPAPPGEEIQATRPNDLEWDGQGRLWAALHTGNALARIDPASSTLELFQLPAAEPQSWVQWLARGPDGAIWFAAYGRDYVGRVDPRAWPVIQLAAGVEATHLVPAGTASVNATLVQPARGETGGPASGPVTWEVADRPRGWETVWEERGPAAARLRLTVPRDAEPGVYALVLAARVSPERVVTRTVRVQVAPRAALPWQALGAFGAMAGALVVGWLGVLAGIQSQRRSKQPRP; via the coding sequence GTGGAACCCACCGGACAGCGGGCCCATGGGCGGGGCTTTTGGGCGACCCTGCTGGTCCTGGCCCTGCTGGCCGGCGTGACGGGGGCGGGGCGGCCGGCCGGGGCCGCCGCGGGCGGAGCCGGCTGGTTCGACCGCTATCCCTTGCCGCCCGGAAGCAAGCCCTGGGCCGTGGCCGTGGCGCCCGACGGTACGGTGTGGGTGACCCTGACTGGTTCCCGGCGCCTGGGCGGCCTGGACCCGGCGACCGGCCGCTGGCGGTTTGCCGACCTGCCCCGAGCGGTGCGCCAGCCGGCGCGCCTGGCCGCCGCCGCGGACGGCTCCCTGTGGCTCACCGACAACGACTTCGGACGGGATCCGGCCGCCACCGTCTGGCGGTTCGTCCCGAATGCGACAAGCGGGAGCGGCGGCCACTGGCAGGCCTACCCCCTGCCCTTTGCCGGCGCGGCTGCGGTGCTGCCGGCCGGCGATGCCGTCTGGCTGCTGCAGTTTCAGGGCAACCGGCTGGGCCGCCTCGACCCCGCCACCGGCCGCGTCGCCGTGGCCACCCTTCCCCTGCCGGACTACCCGTGGCCCTCCACCTGGGATCTGGCCCGGGACGAAGCCGGCCGCCTCTGGACCGTGAGCCCCCGCACCGGCACGGTGTACCGGTTTGACCCCCGCGACGGGACGTGGGCAACCTTTGCCCTTCCCCCCGATGTGGCGGGGCCTGCGGGGCTGGCGGTGACGCCCGGGGGGGAGGGCGTCTGGGTCACCGAGCACGGCGGCCGCACCATCGGCCGCCTCGACGCCACGACCCAGGCCTGGGTTCCCCTGCTCACGCCGCCGGCGCCCCCGGGCGAAGAGATCCAGGCCACCCGGCCCAACGACCTGGAGTGGGACGGGCAGGGGCGACTCTGGGCCGCCCTGCACACCGGCAACGCCCTGGCCCGCATCGACCCCGCCAGCAGCACGCTGGAGCTCTTCCAGCTGCCGGCTGCCGAGCCCCAGTCGTGGGTGCAGTGGCTCGCCCGCGGGCCGGACGGCGCCATCTGGTTTGCCGCTTACGGCCGGGATTACGTGGGCCGGGTCGACCCTCGCGCCTGGCCGGTGATCCAGCTGGCCGCTGGGGTGGAGGCGACCCATCTGGTGCCGGCCGGTACGGCGTCCGTCAACGCCACCCTGGTCCAGCCGGCCCGCGGCGAGACGGGCGGTCCCGCCTCCGGCCCCGTGACCTGGGAGGTGGCCGACCGGCCCCGGGGGTGGGAGACGGTGTGGGAAGAACGCGGCCCGGCGGCGGCCCGGCTGCGCTTGACCGTGCCCCGGGATGCGGAACCCGGCGTGTACGCCCTGGTGCTGGCGGCGCGGGTCAGCCCCGAGCGGGTGGTGACGCGGACGGTGCGGGTGCAGGTGGCGCCGCGGGCCGCTCTGCCCTGGCAGGCGCTGGGAGCCTTTGGCGCCATGGCGGGCGCGCTGGTGGTGGGGTGGCTGGGGGTGCTGGCTGGGATTCAGTCCCAGCGCCGGTCGAAACAGCCTCGCCCCTAG
- a CDS encoding cold-shock protein — translation MTGTVKWFNAEKGYGFITRDDGQGDVFVHFSAIVGAGYRTLEEGQKVTFDVVEGEKGPKAQNVIVL, via the coding sequence TTGACCGGGACAGTCAAGTGGTTCAATGCGGAGAAGGGTTACGGGTTCATCACCCGCGATGACGGCCAGGGCGACGTGTTCGTCCACTTCTCCGCGATCGTCGGAGCCGGTTACCGGACGCTGGAGGAGGGCCAGAAGGTCACCTTCGACGTAGTCGAGGGTGAGAAGGGCCCCAAGGCACAGAACGTCATCGTTCTGTAA
- a CDS encoding NAD(P)/FAD-dependent oxidoreductase: MVDQARGPAGASRNGPPHVVILGAGYAGFAVARGLRAAPARVTLVNPYPYHYFTTLLHEPVARPRLRERIALPLAPYLPPNVALWLGRAVAVDPGRRAVDVEDRATGAVRRLEADLLVVAVGSEPLFFGIAGLEERALTVRDLSSGPVIRSTVEQRLARYAAGDLGPEGRRIVIGGGGYTGVELAAELAEARVDLARETGVAPGAIEIFLVEAAPALLPGFDPPLVRYVTRFLEKAGVRVITGTPIQEVTPRHVVLADGRRLEAGTVIWTGGVRAHRLVEQAGFEVDRRGRALVGPDLQARGFAGVYLAGDAAAFPGEDGRPLPPTAQVALQQGEYLGRALARRLRGQPVEPFTPHLLGTVISLGRRDGVGLLRNGYRVTGHAARVLKSATLWRYLYRIGGASLVARVLGGMPLHPLAGSRR; the protein is encoded by the coding sequence GTGGTCGACCAGGCGCGGGGCCCGGCCGGGGCCTCCCGTAACGGCCCACCCCATGTGGTGATCCTGGGTGCGGGTTACGCCGGATTCGCCGTGGCCCGCGGGTTGCGGGCGGCCCCGGCGCGGGTAACCCTGGTCAACCCCTATCCGTATCACTACTTTACAACACTGCTGCACGAGCCTGTGGCGCGCCCGCGCCTGCGGGAGCGCATCGCCCTGCCCCTGGCACCTTACCTGCCCCCCAACGTGGCCCTGTGGCTGGGCCGGGCGGTAGCCGTCGATCCCGGGCGGCGGGCGGTGGATGTGGAAGACCGGGCCACCGGCGCCGTCCGCCGCCTGGAGGCCGATCTGCTGGTGGTGGCCGTGGGCAGCGAGCCCCTCTTCTTCGGCATCGCCGGGCTGGAGGAGCGCGCCTTGACGGTGCGCGACCTGTCTTCGGGCCCGGTCATCCGCAGCACGGTGGAGCAGCGCCTGGCGCGTTACGCCGCGGGTGATCTGGGCCCCGAAGGCCGGCGCATCGTCATCGGCGGGGGCGGCTACACCGGGGTCGAACTGGCCGCCGAGCTGGCCGAGGCGAGGGTCGACCTGGCCCGGGAGACGGGGGTGGCGCCGGGCGCCATCGAGATCTTCCTCGTGGAGGCGGCGCCGGCGTTGCTACCGGGGTTCGACCCGCCCCTGGTCCGCTACGTCACCCGCTTTCTGGAGAAGGCCGGGGTGCGGGTGATCACCGGCACGCCCATCCAGGAGGTCACCCCGCGCCACGTGGTGCTGGCCGACGGCCGGCGGCTGGAAGCGGGCACGGTGATCTGGACGGGAGGAGTCCGCGCCCACCGCCTGGTGGAACAGGCGGGCTTTGAGGTGGACCGGCGGGGCCGCGCGCTGGTGGGGCCGGACTTGCAGGCCCGCGGCTTCGCCGGCGTCTACCTGGCGGGAGACGCGGCGGCCTTCCCCGGCGAGGACGGCCGCCCCCTTCCGCCCACGGCCCAAGTGGCCCTGCAGCAGGGCGAGTATCTGGGGCGCGCGCTGGCGCGCCGCCTGCGCGGGCAGCCCGTGGAGCCCTTCACGCCCCACCTGCTGGGGACCGTGATCAGCCTGGGCCGCCGGGATGGGGTGGGTCTCTTGCGCAACGGGTACCGGGTCACGGGCCATGCGGCGCGGGTGCTGAAATCGGCCACCCTCTGGCGGTACCTGTACCGGATCGGGGGCGCCTCCCTGGTGGCGCGGGTGCTGGGCGGCATGCCGCTGCATCCCCTGGCGGGTTCCCGCCGGTGA
- a CDS encoding HPr family phosphocarrier protein codes for MAEVTVTIQHPTGLHARPAALFVQTASRFRSRIEVTANGKTVNAKSMMAILSLGARQGTTLTLRAEGEDAADALAALKELVETNFGEGS; via the coding sequence ATGGCGGAAGTCACCGTCACCATCCAGCATCCCACGGGCCTGCACGCCCGTCCCGCGGCCCTTTTCGTCCAGACCGCCAGCCGCTTCCGCAGCCGGATCGAGGTCACGGCCAACGGCAAGACCGTGAACGCCAAGAGCATGATGGCCATCCTGAGCCTGGGGGCGCGCCAGGGCACCACCCTGACCCTGCGGGCGGAGGGCGAGGACGCGGCCGACGCCCTGGCGGCCCTGAAGGAACTGGTGGAAACCAACTTCGGCGAAGGGTCGTGA
- the ptsP gene encoding phosphoenolpyruvate--protein phosphotransferase → MAGGAPAPGERVIEGIAAAPGLALGPAWVYRPPDLTVPPPAGPVDPEAETARWEAARRQVREHLDRLAARAREQAGEDEAAIFAAHQLLVDDPELDGQVRQAIAGGSTAEAAVARATEDFARMLEQLDDEYLRGRATDIRDVGRQLLAALLGASLDLTPDEPSVIVAHDLVPSDTARWPREKVLGLVTEAGGATSHVAILARGAGVPAVAGAAGAMAAVRPGQPVVVDGTAGRVVLDPSPQRRQVVEQALAEQARRARTLAALRDLPAVTPDGRRVELAVNIGRPEDIAAAEPFGPEGVGLFRTEFLFLDRSEPPGEEEQWQAYVTAVRALGGRRLVLRTLDVGADKRLPFIDWPEEMNPALGWRGARLGLERPDLLQAQLRAVLRAAAEGPVSVMFPMVTTLEEVRRLRQAVQEASAGLERQGVAHGPVEVGIMIEVPAAALAARTLAGAVDFFSIGTNDLTQYTLAVDRTSRQVAGLYDPLHPAVLRLILEVGRAAEAAGIWAGVCGELGGEPLAAPFLLGAGMTELSMHARALPEVKQVIRAVRYADARLLAEEVVTLPDGDAVRRHLRAFLAGVGIEPAL, encoded by the coding sequence GTGGCGGGCGGTGCGCCGGCGCCAGGCGAGCGGGTGATCGAGGGCATTGCCGCCGCGCCCGGGCTGGCGCTGGGCCCGGCCTGGGTCTACCGGCCGCCCGACCTGACGGTGCCGCCGCCGGCGGGCCCCGTCGACCCGGAGGCGGAAACGGCCCGGTGGGAAGCGGCCCGGCGCCAGGTGCGGGAGCACCTGGACCGGCTGGCCGCCCGGGCGCGGGAGCAGGCGGGGGAGGACGAGGCGGCCATCTTCGCCGCCCACCAGCTGCTGGTCGACGACCCCGAACTGGACGGCCAGGTGCGCCAGGCCATCGCCGGCGGCAGCACGGCGGAAGCGGCCGTGGCCCGCGCCACCGAGGACTTCGCCCGGATGCTCGAGCAACTCGACGACGAGTACCTGCGGGGCCGGGCCACCGACATCCGGGACGTGGGGCGCCAGCTTCTGGCCGCCTTGCTGGGCGCTTCCTTGGACCTGACACCGGACGAGCCCAGCGTCATCGTGGCCCACGATCTGGTACCGTCGGACACCGCCCGCTGGCCCCGGGAAAAGGTGCTGGGGCTCGTGACGGAAGCCGGCGGCGCCACCTCCCACGTGGCGATCCTGGCCCGGGGCGCCGGGGTACCAGCGGTGGCCGGCGCGGCCGGAGCCATGGCGGCGGTTCGGCCCGGCCAGCCGGTGGTGGTCGACGGCACGGCGGGCCGGGTCGTCCTCGACCCCAGCCCCCAGCGCCGCCAGGTGGTAGAACAGGCCCTGGCCGAGCAGGCCCGGCGGGCCCGGACCCTGGCCGCCCTGCGGGACCTGCCGGCCGTCACCCCCGACGGCCGGCGGGTGGAGCTGGCCGTCAACATCGGCAGGCCCGAGGACATTGCCGCAGCGGAGCCCTTCGGCCCGGAGGGCGTGGGCCTCTTCCGCACTGAGTTCCTGTTCCTCGACCGGTCCGAGCCGCCGGGAGAGGAGGAGCAATGGCAGGCCTACGTGACCGCGGTGCGGGCCCTGGGCGGGCGCCGCCTGGTGCTCCGTACCCTGGACGTGGGCGCCGACAAGCGGCTGCCCTTCATCGACTGGCCCGAGGAGATGAACCCGGCCCTGGGCTGGCGCGGGGCACGGCTGGGGCTGGAACGGCCGGACCTGCTGCAGGCCCAGCTGCGGGCCGTGCTGCGGGCGGCCGCCGAGGGGCCGGTCAGCGTGATGTTCCCCATGGTGACCACCCTGGAGGAGGTCCGGCGCCTGCGCCAGGCGGTCCAGGAGGCGTCGGCCGGCCTGGAGCGGCAAGGCGTCGCCCACGGCCCGGTGGAAGTGGGGATCATGATCGAGGTGCCGGCGGCTGCCCTGGCGGCCCGTACCCTGGCCGGGGCCGTGGACTTCTTCTCCATCGGCACCAACGACCTCACCCAGTACACCCTGGCCGTCGACCGGACCAGCCGGCAGGTGGCCGGGCTGTACGATCCCCTCCACCCGGCGGTGCTGCGCCTGATCCTGGAGGTGGGTCGCGCCGCCGAGGCGGCGGGCATCTGGGCCGGCGTGTGCGGCGAGCTGGGCGGCGAGCCCCTGGCGGCGCCCTTCCTGCTGGGTGCCGGCATGACCGAGCTCAGCATGCACGCCCGCGCCCTGCCGGAGGTCAAGCAGGTGATCCGGGCCGTGCGCTACGCCGACGCCCGGTTGCTGGCGGAAGAGGTGGTCACCCTGCCCGATGGCGACGCGGTGCGCCGGCACCTGCGGGCCTTTCTGGCCGGGGTGGGGATCGAACCGGCCCTTTGA